The window GCCGACCAGAGCGGTGAGGATGAAGACGACGGCGATGACGGTCAGGATGATGCCCAGGGTGTTGAAGCGGAGGACGAAGGCCGAGACCAGGATGAAGGCGACCGCCACGATCAGGCGCACAATGCGATCCCAGCCGGCCATGTTCACCGCCATGATCCACCTCCTGCGCACAAGGATGTTCAGTCCTCATCATCGTGGTGATGAGAGTGGGCATGACCCGCGGCGATGGCGTGGCGCATCCGCTCCCAGGCCGCCGTGGCCTTCGCCATCGCCTCCGGATCCGTCACCTTCATCAGCTCGTTGATGAAGTAGCCTTCCGGCACGGCCCCCTCGATGTGGATGACCTCATTGATCACCGTGCGGGGCACCCCATAGACCCCGTAGAAATCCGCCAGCTCGGGGAACTCCATCGCCTCGATCATGTCCGCGCGGATCCATGGGCTCTCGAAGGCCGCCTGATGGGCCAGCCGGACCATCCGCGGACAATACGGGCACGTGGGCGTGACGAAGACCTGGATGTGGACCGGCGTCTGGATCCGGGCCAGGCGCTGGCGGCTCGCCGGCGAGAGCCCCGAATCCCGCGCCCCCACCATCCGGATGTCCTCGATCAGCGAGCCGAACTCATAGCCGGACGGGATCCCGAAGTAGCGGATGCCATAGTCCTGGTCCCCCTCGATGACCACGGCCGGGACCTTATCGATCCCGTAACGCTCCGCGACCTCCCGGTCCGTGATCCGGTTATGGACCTCCAGGGAGATGCGATCGGAGAGGGCCGCCACCTCCTCCACCAGCTGTCGGGTCTCCCGGCAATAGATGCAATCCGTATGCTGGATGAAAACCCGCAACCGCACCGGATGGGGCAGATCGGCCAGCAGCCGGCGGACTTCCTCCCGGGTGCGCGCGTCCAGCAACGCCATACGGACCTCCTCCGGGGTAAGATACAGGCCCCGGCCCGCCGCCCTCTGAGGGAGACCGGATGGGGGGCGTTGCGCCCCCCATCCTCCCCCGTCGGAGGGCCCGATGGCGCGGACCATCCAGGGCACGTGCAGGCCCTGGAAAAGGGCCCTTCACTTCTCTTAGATGCCGGCGGTCTCCATGGGGTGACATGGGGGCTTCCCGCCGGGGAAAAGCCCCCTCCGGGAGGGAGACGCCCCATCGCGCATCCACACGCGATTTGCGCTATAATATGTAATGCAGATGGGGGCGAACTGGGCTCGACGGGGGAGGCAGATCGTCGGTGGCCGGTCGGGGCCGCTCGGACCCCGTGAACAACCCGAGCAAAAAACAAGTGCCAACCGCGACTACGCGGCTCTCCCGCTGGCCGCCTAAGCCAGCGTGAGGGGACGGTCCCCCGATGAGGGGACCCGCTCGACCGGACCCATCGCCGACGGGGCCGGCTCGGGTGTGACAAAGTCGGCGTGCGGCGGCCCGGCGCCCCGGAGGGCTGCCTAAGATCGAA is drawn from Thermoflexus hugenholtzii and contains these coding sequences:
- a CDS encoding DUF2892 domain-containing protein, producing MAVNMAGWDRIVRLIVAVAFILVSAFVLRFNTLGIILTVIAVVFILTALVGWCPLYTVLGFRTKR
- a CDS encoding thioredoxin family protein; the encoded protein is MALLDARTREEVRRLLADLPHPVRLRVFIQHTDCIYCRETRQLVEEVAALSDRISLEVHNRITDREVAERYGIDKVPAVVIEGDQDYGIRYFGIPSGYEFGSLIEDIRMVGARDSGLSPASRQRLARIQTPVHIQVFVTPTCPYCPRMVRLAHQAAFESPWIRADMIEAMEFPELADFYGVYGVPRTVINEVIHIEGAVPEGYFINELMKVTDPEAMAKATAAWERMRHAIAAGHAHSHHHDDED